Proteins encoded in a region of the Nocardia asteroides genome:
- a CDS encoding DMT family transporter translates to MTVRTAETRTTLPRVTTALIFVFILVGGALRSVEAGCQNSLKLALKNVWLCGVISYAVAFTGFAIFLAVALAVSSNRPWPTRADIRTMPRWAPFGGLLGGAAILAMISVASDVGAGTFNALIIAGQMFGALAIDHVGLMGFPRRAVNPKRVAACVMIIVGIYLMATY, encoded by the coding sequence ATGACGGTTCGCACCGCCGAAACCCGTACCACCCTGCCGCGTGTCACGACGGCACTCATCTTCGTGTTCATCCTGGTCGGCGGCGCACTGCGCTCCGTGGAAGCGGGCTGTCAGAACTCCTTGAAGCTGGCGTTGAAGAACGTCTGGCTGTGTGGCGTGATCTCCTACGCCGTGGCGTTCACCGGCTTCGCGATCTTCCTCGCGGTGGCGCTGGCCGTCTCCTCCAACCGGCCTTGGCCGACGCGGGCCGACATCCGGACTATGCCCCGGTGGGCGCCGTTCGGCGGTCTGCTGGGCGGTGCGGCGATCCTGGCGATGATCTCCGTGGCGTCCGATGTCGGAGCGGGCACCTTCAATGCGCTGATCATCGCCGGACAGATGTTCGGCGCCCTTGCCATCGACCACGTCGGGCTGATGGGATTCCCGCGGCGCGCGGTGAACCCCAAGCGCGTCGCCGCCTGCGTGATGATCATCGTCGGCATCTATCTCATGGCGACCTACTGA